In Pygocentrus nattereri isolate fPygNat1 chromosome 26, fPygNat1.pri, whole genome shotgun sequence, one genomic interval encodes:
- the tnni1b gene encoding troponin I type 1b (skeletal, slow) has translation MPEQEKKSKISASRKLMLKSLMVAKAKEELEQELIDKEEEKQRYLDEKIPALQTSSMSFAELQELCQELHAKIDVVDEERYDIEAKVLHNTREIKDLNIKVLDLRGKFKRPNLRRVRVSADAILRSLLGSKHKVSLDLRANLKSVKKEDTEKEKTVEVSDWRKNVEAMSGMEGRKKMFDAAKGPTQ, from the exons ATGCCTGA GCAAGAG AAAAAGTCCAAGATTTCAGCCTCCCGCAAGCTGATGCTAAAG AGCCTGATGGttgctaaagctaaagaggaGCTGGAGCAGGAGCTGATAGataaggaggaggagaagcagaGGTATCTGGATGAGAAAATCCCTGCCCTACAGACCAGCAGCATGTCCTTCGCGGAGCTCCAG GAACTGTGTCAAGAGCTTCATGCCAAGATAGACGTGGTGGATGAAGAGCGCTACGACATTGAAGCCAAAGTGCTGCATAACACCAGAGAG ATAAAAGATCTCAACATCAAAGTTCTGGACCTGAGGGGGAAATTCAAGCGGCCTAACCTCAGGAGGGTGAGGGTCTCAGCAGACGCTATCCTACGCTCGCTCTTGGGCTCCAAACACAAAGTATCTCTGGACCTGAGAGCGAACCTCAAATCAGTCAAGAAAGAGGACACAGAGAAG GAAAAGACAGTGGAAGTCAGTGACTGGAGGAAGAATGTGGAGGCAATGTCTGGAATGGAGGGCCGCAAGAAGATGTTTGATGCCGCCAAGGGGCCAACGCAGTGA